A single window of Micromonas commoda chromosome 6, complete sequence DNA harbors:
- a CDS encoding predicted protein, with translation MSFPSESGRGLGSLHASTSRRNPGGDGGLDLDVGEATIDLTPQEQMQFIHNLTKANANMKMKVFYAEKRIEELTVATGLDEDQLKGLDNMVKNNIEQSVKIEELQTEVNERNEIIGTCNKHIASLEREVEELRRSGELTAAERESQTQAAAIEAATAAATVAEVLKELQDLQLDHSSLMERAANAEAELSSTREKVRALEADLATQRAESRASLQRSMVAVASQQAAEEEIVLLRNRLNAAIYKADEAAADREVALAREAAVREELGAREAIAAGSLEAKVQAMMDAEVRRRDEHARALDAARAEVLAAREETAAAERATETARAGRRQAAVDVERLEAQCAREVQAANESREKAMRDVRSAMEENERKLQESARNAEDAVARAQAHAKEEIELLKKRFDVDLAQARQRAERTADETVRKALERSDEKLALAVQAKEAASAVNKALKEELLEARSSQAEAEMALATANATCAALEQEVMAAHTASPVDGESLAKHIADLTEKANYAALLRDEAVTELERVTEALVKERGRAAELDVEYERCVVAAEALRAEEHRMGMEHMTRLEALQQAEEKLDADIREFEANRAEQQRRLDEQRARLDDVVRRTEMLESTIKPLPTGAEGQEGPDLVEMRERLNAAATALSISKEHADAASKTRDEAVADMNKLREQLANTKAALESARADADKASIARAKREAGEEVLRLRNSAAAVETASLKERISALEAEVETLQGDLKEARESAGKAVVLRPVIREDAPDLVTAPSKSSPPTAPENASVKDRARWFQEKAIEKTPGSKSVVSETESTAFFTPQRGFDDEEHAEQLAALRRTVHDLEAQLADATAEVKDRDRRLKSAEADLGDTTAAVTELGARVAKREQELVAKHKQQVSELEQARVAAEKLVEATQNKANSRIEELIEQLSLKEAEVEAMAQQQRQLKEQFTTPQKAANPLFTGQSITTSEKIAPAMVAFQSPPVATPASLQTDVMLEKGILEAQLSEAKDTIRKLKIESQLAKDAMTEARFRAELAKSSPEISRVASDDNIARNDAEWRAKLSEVKSKAAAMEVRLREQLDEALENLVVQEREAETNLRKQLTAARQKTAAQVAEAEEEFETRMAQANKKIKRLENELRETKAELEASGPGLRAAAPSPVQAEPKPAEEISNELETELRHSLNKAEARIFELTSEVEVAEERSRKANELLIVENSQLELDLIEAREELSSLDEEWKLKLATANAKAKAVESRLQSRLAEAEDNGKDLVEAEWKEKFAAFKTKATADEAILQEQLDEAKDTILSMEQNFERRFKTQLSAAKQKAAIEQAELAAKLDEAENKLAAIDVEWRAKMSEAKTTAAATEAGLRAQLAEIEENSLAAESVAGASEAENKLRAELVMARQKAAVEIVDLKASLVAAQEEIVALKFAEQNHRAALERTEQRMHTVVDEALQRASESEEMMKAQMQTALDKSSAAKIDLQLQLKKAVMKAESDEAEHASQLEDLASRHAAKEADFKTRLRATEDRFHAQLQLAEDQLQATQNEWRAKLSEAKSKAAAAEALLRSQLAAKEENSMADVIARAEESEAQLRAQLLDVKQQASSERSRLVTQMAEVEEKVGAIEAQCRLQVSDAKAKAAEAETKLAKHIEEAQDARAEISTLKDDLVKAAVLEAKLRAQIDDEQKQNRDLNAKLTHAQTSSSSSEGEMKAKLLAAKMVEAELRDSLSTAQSRVNQLVLQVDTADSRARSTSAVAADELEVMTRRAMEAEDSAAAASANVESLHLELMELKKTHGDEINELHRRLQEAIDIGAEAETKVEEPGSPTPAVSKMDSDVLAQLLEASMSREADLRAKLEDSAAAKEEIASSTEARELRAQLDSVRDMVASLQLGVQARDKATTEAMTPDGKGISRSSPAKTPELAASRATVNSLTSLLETASIREGELRAQLHSANQRVQDLEREKHEQDLVAQTQLETIQQQLQQLQPQRDQTLDEEAAAQVSTMAVVTGPARAPRAYNPMWGGFPGYVHPMLSAPAPAEGTAVGALAAALEAAGEREGELKVKLAESQASAAAAAIKLADAIAIARAEVEDSVKERVMALETEVRNLSAELEEKANAAQTFKASLNDLQDKNAILEQERMSAKARVRELEARMLIDAANAEAKLKIVLGDVEAAKAETETVRGEAKHKIEANWDQANRSVAMAQEDAKKDRDAIVEKETELIAARELIAALEQREAEVLERVAALELQLSSAQTQLKSTETQLKSTETQLKESQDRESIATQADEVLREDLNKAEARVTALLQELEATRAAAMESSRAAKSASARAESMAVALASAKSGSSSDMKLATAEARVTALEVELRC, from the exons ATGTCTTTCCCGAGTGAGTCCGGACGGGGCCTGGGCTCGCTTcacgcgtccacgagcagGCGTAATCCGGGTGGCGATGGCGGATTGGACcttgacgtcggcgaggccaCCATCGATCTGACCCCGCAGGAGCAGATGCAGTTCATCCACAACCTCACGAAGGCGAACGCCAACATGAAGATGAAGGTGTTTTACGCGGAGAAGCGCATAGAGGAGCTGACCGTGGCCACCGGACTGGACGAGGATCAGCTGAAGGGTCTCGACAACATGGTAAAGAACAACATCGAGCAGTCCGTGAagatcgaggagctccagACGGAGGTGAACGAGAGGAACGAAATCATCGGCACCTGCAACAAGCACATCGCGtcgctggagcgcgaggtggaggaaCTGCGGCGAAGCGGAGAGCTCACCGCGGCAGAGAGGGAGAGCCAGACCCAGGCCGCAGCCATCGAGGCCGCCACCGCTGCGGCCACGGTCGCCGAGGTGTTGAAGGAGCTGCAGGATCTACAGCTGGACCATTCCTCCCTgatggagcgcgcggcgaacgcagAGGCGGAGCTCTCGTCGACACGCGAAAAGGTCAGAGCGCTCGAAGCCGACCTCGCCACCCAAAGGGCGGAATCGCGCGCCAGCCTTCAGCGTTCCATggtcgcggtggcgtcccAGCAGGCGGCCGAAGAAGAGATCGTGCTCCTCAGGAACCGTCTCAACGCCGCGATATACAAGGCGgatgaggcggcggcggaccgcgAGGTGGCCCTCGctcgggaggcggcggttcgAGAGGAActgggcgcgagggaggccatcgccgcgggatcgctcgaggcgaaggtCCAGGCCATGATGGACGCCGAGGTGAGGCGCAGGGACGAGCACGCCAGGGCGTTGGATGCGGCGAGGGCCGAGGttctcgcggcgagggaggagacggcggcggcggaacggGCCACCGAGACAGCGAGGGCCGGTCGGCGTCAGGcagccgtggacgtcgaacGGCTCGAGGCTCAgtgcgcgagggaggtgcAGGCTGCGAACGAATCCAGGGAGAAGGCGATGAGGGACGTCCGGTCCGCGATGGAAGAGAACGAGCGCAAGTTGCAAGAGTCGGCGCGAAACGCCGAAgatgccgtcgcccgcgctcaGGCACACGCTAAGGAGGAGATTGAACTGCTCAAAAAGCGtttcgacgtcgacctcgcTCAGGCGCGTcagcgcgcggagaggaCCGCTGATGAGACCGTCAGAAAGGCTCTGGAGCGCTCGGACGAGAAGCTCGCGTTGGCCGTGCAAGCAAAAGAGGCTGCCTCGGCTGTCAACAAGGCCCTAAAGGAAGAGCTTCTGGAGGCGCGCTCATCgcaggctgaggctgagaTGGCTCTGGccaccgcgaacgcgacTTGCGCTGCGTTGGAGCAGGAAGTGATGGCCGCTCACACCGCATCTCCTGTCGACGGCGAATCTCTTGCGAAGCATATCGCGGATCTCACGGAAAAGGCAAACTATGCCGCGCTTCTACGGGATGAAGCTGTGACCGAGCTGGAGCGAGTCACGGAGGCTCTCGTTAAAGAGCGtggtcgcgccgccgagctcgacgtggaGTACGAGAGGTGCGTTGTCGCGGCTGAGGccctgcgcgccgaggagcacCGAATGGGCATGGAGCACATGACAAGGTTGGAGGCGCTTCAACAGGCTGAGGAGAAACTGGATGCCGACATTAGGGAGTTTGAAGCTAACCGTGCGGAGCAGCAGCGTCGACTGGACGAGCAGCGGGCCCGACTCGATGACGTCGTTCGACGGACGGAGATGTTGGAGTCGACAATCAAGCCTTTGCCGACCGGTGCAGAGGGTCAGGAAGGGCCCGATCTGGTTGAgatgcgcgagcgcctcaatgctgcggcgacggccttGTCGATTTCCAAGGAACATGCCGATGCGGCGTCCAAGACGCGTGATGAAGCAGTGGCCGACATGAATAAGCTTCGTGAACAGCTCGCCAACACGAAAGCCGCCCTGGAGTCGGCTCGCGCCGATGCGGACAAGGCTTCGATTGCCCGCGCCAAGCGGGAGGCTGGAGAGGAGGTGCTTCGTCTGAGGAATTCGGCAGCTGCAGTCGAGACTGCATCGCTCAAGGAGCGCATATCCGCGCTCGAAGCAGAGGTGGAGACGCTTCAGGGCGACCTCAAGGAAGCTCGTGAGAGCGCCGGAAAGGCTGTCGTGTTGAGGCCCGTGATTCGGGAGGATGCACCAGACCTGGTCACGGCGCCTTCAAAATCATCCCCTCCCACTGCTCCAGAAAATGCATCCGTGAAGGATCGTGCCCGCTGGTTTCAAGAGAAGGCGATAGAGAAGACGCCGGGCTCTAAGTCTGTGGTCAGCGAGACCGAATCCACCGCATTCTTTACGCCGCAGCGgggcttcgacgacgaggaacaCGCAGAACAGCTCGCCGCCCTGAGGAGAACTGTCCATGATCTTGAGGCTCAGCTGGCTGATGCCACCGCAGAGGTCAAAGACCGCGACAGACGTCTCAaatccgccgaggcggacctcggcgataccaccgcggcggtcaccgagctcggcgcccgggTAGCGAAGAGGGAGCAGGAGCTGGTCGCCAAGCATAAGCAGCAAGTGAGTGAGCTTGAgcaggcgcgcgtcgcagcaGAGAAACTCGTGGAGGCGACGCAGAACAAAGCCAACTCCCGCATCGAAGAGCTCATCGAGCAACTTTCGCTGAAGGAAGCCGAGGTTGAGGCTAtggcgcagcagcagcggcaGCTCAAGGAACAGTTCACCACGCCACAAAAGGCGGCCAATCCGCTTTTCACCGGCCAATCGATCACCACTTCTGAGAAGATTGCACCCGCAATGGTGGCTTTCCAGTCACCCCCGGTGGCAACTCCCGCGTCTTTGCAGACAGATGTGATGCTCGAGAAGGGCATTCTTGAGGCACAGCTCTCTGAAGCCAAGGATACGATCCGAAAACTGAAAATTGAGTCGCAACTTGCGAAGGATGCCATGACTGAGGCCCGTTTCAGAGCTGAGTTGGCCAAATCCTCGCCGGAAATATCACGAGTTGCTAGCGACGACAATATTGCAAGAAATGATGCGGAATGGAGGGCAAAACTGTCTGAAGTAAAGTCCAAAGCGGCCGCCATGGAAGTTCGTCTTCGAGAACAGCTGGATGAAGCGCTTGAAAATTTGGTTGTCCAGGAGCGCGAAGCCGAGACGAATCTGCGCAAGCAGCTCACTGCAGCAAGACAGAAGACGGCCGCTCAGGTTGCtgaggccgaggaggagttcgAGACTCGCATGGCTCAGGCGAACAAGAAGATCAAGAGGTTAGAGAACGAGTTGAGAGAGACTAAGGCTGAGCTTGAAGCATCCGGACCTGGTCTGCGGGCAGCTGCCCCATCACCTGTGCAGGCAGAACCAAAGCCTGCAGAGGAAATCAGCAATGAACTCGAGACTGAGCTCAGACACAGCTTAAACAAGGCCGAAGCCCGCATTTTTGAGCTTACATCGGAGGTTGAGGTGGCCGAGGAGCGCTCGCGCAAAGCTAATGAGCTGCTTATAGTGGAAAACTCGCAGTTGGAGCTCGATCTGATTGAGGCTCGCGAGGAACTCTCATCACTGGATGAGGAGTGGAAGCTAAAGTTGGCCACCGCAAATGCAAAGGCAAAGGCAGTGGAATCTCGACTTCAGTCTCGACTGGCCGAGGCCGAAGACAACGGTAAAGACCTCGTTGAGGCAGAGTGGAAAGAGAAGTTCGCAGCGTTCAAGACCAAGGCAACTGCTGACGAGGCAATACTTCAGGAACAGCTGGATGAAGCGAAGGATACAATCTTATCCATGGAGCAGAACTTCGAGAGAAGGTTCAAGACACAATTGTCGGCTGCAAAGCAAAAGGCAGCCATCGAAcaagccgagctcgcggctaAGCTCGACGAAGCTGAGAATAAACTTGCTGCAATCGACGTTGAGTGGAGGGCAAAAATGTCCGAGGCCAAGACAACTGCAGCAGCCACCGAAGCAGGTCTCCGCGCTCAGCTTGCCGAGATTGAGGAAAATTCTCTCGCTGCGGAGTCTGTGGCAGGTGCCAGTGAGGCGGAAAACAAGCTGAGGGCTGAGCTTGTGATGGCTCGACAGAAGGCCGCCGTCGAAATAGTCGACCTAAAGGCTTCCTTGGTGGCCGCTCAAGAGGAAATAGTTGCCCTGAAGTTTGCCGAACAAAACCACCGagccgcgctggagcgaACAGAGCAGCGAATGCACACTGTTGTCGATGAAGCTTTACAACGCGCTTCGGAATCGGAAGAGATGATGAAGGCGCAGATGCAAACTGCTCTCGATAAGTCATCTGCGGCTAAGATCGATCTTCAGCTTCAGCTCAAGAAGGCGGTGATGAAGGCAGAATCAGACGAGGCAGAACACGCATCCCAGCTGGAAGACCTCGCGTCCAGGCACGCGGCAAAGGAGGCAGATTTCAAGACCCGCCTTCGAGCCACCGAAGACAGGTTCCATGCCCAGCTGCAGCTGGCCGAGGATCAGCTCCAGGCGACGCAGAACGAGTGGCGGGCCAAGCTGTCTGAGGCCAAGTCCAAGGCGGCAGCTGCGGAGGCTCTGCTGAGGTCCCAACTCGCTGCCAAGGAGGAAAACTCCATGGCTGATGTCATAGCAAGGGCCGAGGAATCCGAGGCCCAGCTCAGGGCGCAACTTCTCGACGTCAAGCAGCAGGCTTCGTCGGAACGATCCCGACTTGTGACTCAGATggcggaggttgaggagaAGGTGGGTGCCATCGAAGCCCAGTGCAGGCTACAGGTTTCGGATGCCAAGGCGAAAGCAGCGGAGGCGGAGACAAAACTTGCAAAACACATCGAGGAGGCTCAAGATGCTAGGGCTGAGATCAGCACACTTAAGGACGATCTGGTCAAGGCGGCTGTCCTCGAGGCGAAGCTTAGGGCGCAAATCGACGATGAGCAGAAGCAAAACAGAGACTTGAACGCCAAGTTGACCCATGCACAGACCAGTTCTTCCTCCAGCGAGGGCGAAATGAAAGCAAAGCTACTTGCCGCAAAGATGGTTGAAGCTGAGCTCAGAGATAGCCTGAGTACCGCTCAGAGTCGCGTGAATCAGCTTGTGCTTCAGGTGGATACCGCAGATAGCAGGGCAAGATCAActtccgccgtcgccgcagaTGAGCTCGAAGTCATGACCAGGAGGGCGATGGAGGCAGAGGATTCTGCCGCTGCGGCGAGCGCCAACGTGGAATCATTACACTTGGAGCTCATGGAGCTCAAGAAAACCCACGGTGATGAAATTAACGAACTTCACAGACGGCTTCAAGAAGCCATTGATATTGGGGCTGAAGCAGAGACCAAGGTGGAGGAGCCCGGATCACCGACTCCCGCAGTGTCAAAGATGGACTCGGATGTGCTTGCTCAGCTCCTCGAGGCAAGCATGTCACGTGAGGCTGATCtgcgcgccaagctcgaggacTCTGctgccgcgaaggaggaaaTCGCAAGCTCGACTGAGGCTAGAGAGCTTCGTGCGCAGCTCGATTCGGTCAGGGATATGGTAGCTTCGCTGCAGTTAGGAGTGCAAGCTCGGGACAAGGCAACCACCGAGGCAATGACCCCGGATGGAAAGGGAAtttcgaggagctcgcctGCGAAGACTCCCGAACTGGCGGCGTCCAGAGCGACCGTTAATTCGCTCACATCGCTACTCGAGACCGCATCCATCCGTGAGGGTGAGCTTCGCGCGCAGCTCCACTCCGCGAATCAGCGCGTGCAAGACCTGGAACGCGAGAAGCACGAGCAGGATCTTGTCGCGCAGACCCAGCTTGAGACTATCCAGCAACAATTACAACAACTGCAGCCGCAGAGGGACCAAACACTGGACGAagaagccgcggcgcaggttTCGACCATGGCGGTCGTCACGGGccctgctcgcgctcctcgtgcGTACAACCCGATGTGGGGCGGCTTCCCTGGTTATGTCCATCCCATGCTCAGTGCCCCAGCTCCTGCCGAAGGCACTGCTGTCGGGGCGTTGGCGGCAGCGCTGGAGGCTGCGGGTgaacgcgagggcgagctcaAGGTGAAGTTGGCAGAGTCTCAGGCtagcgcagccgccgccgcgatcaagCTGGCAgacgccatcgccatcgcTCGTGCCGAGGTTGAGGATAGTGTCAAGGAGCGCGTGATGGCACTTGAAACCGAGGTAAGGAATCTGAGTGCagagctcgaggagaaggctAATGCTGCACAAACGTTTAAGGCTTCGCTAAACGATCTGCAGGACAAGAACGCCATACTCGAGCAAGAACGCATGTCAGCGAAGGCGCGTGTGAGAGAGCTAGAAGCTCGAATGTTGATCGATGCGGCAAATGCAGAGGCAAAACTGAAAATTGTCCTTGGCGACGTTgaggctgccaaggctgAGACTGAGACTGTGAGGGGCGAAGCTAAGCACAAGATTGAGGCAAACTGGGATCAGGCTAACCGTTCCGTAGCCATGGCCCAAGAAGACGCTAAGAAAGACCGTGATGCTATCGTGGAGAAGGAGACCGAGCTCATAGCCGCCAGGGAGTTGATTGCGGCTTTGGAGCAACGAGAGGCTGAGGTGCTTGAGCGTGTTGCTGCACTTGAATTGCAGCTTTCATCCGCTCAGACGCAGCTGAAATCCACCGAGACGCAGCTGAAATCCACCGAGACGCAGCTGAAGGAATCACAGGACAGAGAGAGCATCGCCACACAGGCTGATGAGGTTCTTCGTGAGGATCTGAACAAGGCTGAAGCTCGCGTGACAGCGCTCctgcaggagctcgaggcaACCCGTGCTGCTGCGATGGAATCCTCTCGCGCGGCAAAGTCGGCATCTGCCAGAGCTGAGTCAAtggccgtcgccctcgcgtcggctAAATCGGGCAGTAGCAGCGATAtgaagctcgcgacggccGAGGCGCGTGTGACAGCTTTGGAGGTTGAGCTCA GATGCTAA
- a CDS encoding predicted protein, with the protein VNVLVIGSGGREHALCWRLKQSPTCGELFCTPGNAGIIVEDGVQVVDVKESDHAAVIKFCKDNNVGLVVVGPEAPLVDGIADALIAADIPCFGPTKDAARLEGSKGFLKDLLKKYNIPTAKYERFTDPEAAKKYIQKEGAPIVVKTDGLAAGKGVIVAMDVQTALDAVDDMMVNSAFGSAGAEIVVEDFLDGEEASFFAVVGGGKAIPLVGAQDHKRVGEGDTGLNTGGMGAYSPAPVLTPAIEAKVMNDIIQPTVDGMAAEGCPFTGVIFAGLMIKGDDVKLLEHNVRFGDPECQCLMARMRSDLVDLLLKAAKGELDKVGELQWSEDMAINVVVAADGYPGSYAKGEMIGGLDAANAMDGVKVFHAGTAMKDGKVTSAGGRVLGVTATGKNITEAAKKSYAAVDVIEWPGGFVRRDIGHRAIARENK; encoded by the coding sequence GTGaacgtcctcgtcatcggcagcggcgggcgcgagcacGCCCTGTGCTGGCGCCTCAAGCAGAGCCCCACTTGTGGCGAGCTCTTCTGCACGCCCGGCAACGCCGGCatcatcgtcgaggacggcgttCAGGTCGTGGACGTCAAGGAATCCGACCACGCAGCCGTCATCAAATTCTGCAAGGACAACAATGTCGGCCTCGTCGTGGTCGGTCCCGAGGcgcccctcgtcgacggcatcGCCGATGCCCTCATCGCTGCTGACATCCCGTGCTTCGGCCCGACCAAGGACGCTGCCAGGCTCGAGGGCTCCAAGGGTTTCCTCAAGGACCTCCTCAAGAAGTACAACATCCCCACCGCAAAGTACGAGCGCTTTACCGACCCCGAGGCGGCCAAGAAGTACATCCAGAAGGAGGGAGCGCCCATCGTCGTCAAAACGGACggactcgccgcgggcaagggcgtcatcgtcgcgatggaTGTCCAAACCGCTcttgacgccgtcgacgacatGATGGTGAACTCGGCGTTTggctccgcgggcgccgagatCGTCGTGGAGGAtttcctcgacggcgaggaggcgtccttcttcgcggTGGTCGGTGGCGGTAAGGCGATCCCCCTGGTTGGCGCGCAGGACCACAAGCGCGTGGGCGAGGGTGACACTGGCCTCAACACCGGCGGCATGGGTGCCtactcccccgcgcccgttcTCACCCCCGCCATCGAGGCGAAGGTGATGAACGACATCATTCAGCCCACCGTCGACGgcatggcggcggagggctgCCCCTTCACCGGCGTCATTTTCGCCGGGCTCATGATCAAGGGCGATGATGTcaagctcctcgagcacAACGTCAGGTTCGGCGACCCTGAGTGCCAGTGCCTCATGGCGCGCATGAGGAGCGACCTCGTGGATCTGCTCCTTAAGGCGGCCAAGGGCGAGCTAGACAAGGTTGGCGAGCTCCAATGGAGCGAGGATATGGCCATCAACGTCGTCGTTGCGGCCGACGGGTACCCGGGAAGCTACGCCAAGGGTGAGATGATTGGgggcctcgacgcggccaACGCTATGGATGGCGTCAAGGTGTTCCACGCTGGTACCGCGATGAAGGATGGTAAGGTCACCAGCGCGGGTGGCCGCGTGCTCGGCGTGACCGCGACCGGTAAGAACATCACcgaggctgcgaagaagtcctacgccgcggtcgacgtcatcgagtGGCCAGGCGGGTTCGTGCGCAGAGACATCGGGCACAGGGCAATTGCAAGGGAAAATAAATAG